The genomic DNA TTAGCAAGGAATTTACAAAACTCATTTGCTTTTCCTTTATCTCCAAATGTTGAGCTCTCAGGAAGAGTAATTTGTATGTATGTTTGTTCCATTTCTGTTCCATCATCACTAACAATTGTTTCTTTATCAACCCCAATTATGATTGTACGATAGCGGTCCTGGTTAGAAAACAAATAAAACCATTTCCCTTTTGCTTCTTCATTTTCTTTAATTTCATAAGGAAAAGCTGCATCTTCATAGTTCCAA from Bacillus methanolicus MGA3 includes the following:
- a CDS encoding DUF1885 family protein → MATNAYIKLVSSSAKKDITLEEVKELLLYYKNITSKTGDQLDWNYEDAAFPYEIKENEEAKGKWFYLFSNQDRYRTIIIGVDKETIVSDDGTEMEQTYIQITLPESSTFGDKGKANEFCKFLAKKLQGELHLFNGRIMYYYPRK